CGGCGGCGCAGAAGCACTCGCGGAGGAGACCACCGCGACGACCGACGACGCGGCTGCCCAGCCCGATGAGGCCGCAGGCGGAGGTCCCGAGGGTGGCCCACCGGCCGGGGATGCGTCGGTCGACGACCTCGACTCGCTGACCGTGTCCGCCATGGAGGGCACCGGCTTCGGCGGACCCGCCGAGGGCGACAACGGCACCCGGGTCCTGGAGCTCAGCGGCGGCACGTACGTCGTCGGCACGACCAGCGACGGCGTGGACGTCAACGGCTCGATGGACATGACGGGTGGCACCCTGGTCGTCTCGAGCACCGAGAACGTGCGTCAGGGCGCCATCGACGTGGACGACGCTTTCACCATCTCCGGTGGAACGCTCGCAGCGAACGGCATGACCACCATGGCGGTCGCGCCCGGAGAGGACTCCTCCCAGGCGACCCTCGCCCTCACCTTCAGCGGCACCGTGCCGGCGGGCACAGTCATCACCATCGCCGCCGAGGACGGAGCACAGATCGCGTCCTTCACCACCGCGAAGGCCTCGAGCTCCTACATCTACTCCTCCGGCGTTCTCGAGGAGGGAGCCGACTACACGATCTCGGTCGGCGGCGAGATCACCGGGACGGCCACCGGATGGCTGGTGCTGGACGGCACGGCGTCCGAAGGCAGCAACATCGGAACCGTCGCCGCGAGCCAGTCGTGATGACCAGGCACGATCGTCGCGCCCCGCACCCCAGCGGGGCCCTCGACTGTCGTCCGTGACCACCGCGTCGTGGCCGGCGGCACTGGTGCGGCCCCGGGGGACAAGAATTCGGGAAACCCGCGCCGGCAGGCGGCTGCAGGAGCACGCTGGTCCTCCTCCGGGCGCCGTCGTGCGTGCCCCTGGCTCAGCGAGGCCCCATGTCGTCGTCCATGCCTGCTCGTCCCGTCCTGCTCGCTGCGCCGGTCCTGGCCCTGGCCGGGCTCCTTGCCGCGTGCAGCGGGGAGATCTCGGTCGGCGGCCCCGACGGCATCAGCCAGGAGCGCCTCGAGACCGAGGTGGCGGGCAACGTCAGCGGCGCCGACAAGGACCAGGTCGAGGTGGACTGCGGGGGAGAGCTCGAGGCCGAGCCGGACGCCACGCAGGACTGCGTCATCACCTACACCGCGGACGGCAGCCGCACCGGGGTCCGGCTGACCGTCACCGACGTCCAGGGCGACGAGGTCGAGTTCGACCAGCTGCTGTTCATCGCGGCCGAGGACGTCGCCGACGCGGTCGAGCGGTTCTACACCGAGCAGGGCATCGTCGTCGACACCGCGACCTGCGCCGGCGAGCTCCTCGGCGAGCAGGGTGAGACGACCACGTGCGAGGTGACGTCCAGCTCCGACGGCGACGCCACGATCGAGGTCACCACCACCACCGTGGACGGGCTGACGGTCAACTTCGATCTCGACGTGGCGTCCTGACACCGGCGGCGGTGCCGCCGCGTCTACCCTGTGCGACGTGAGTGTCGTCGTGCTGACCGGTGCTGGCATCTCCGCCGAGAGCGGGGTGCCGACCTTCCGCGACGCCGACGGGCTGTGGGAGGGCCACCGCGTCGAGGACGTCGCCACCCCGGAGGCCTACGACATGGCGCCGACGCGGGTGCTGCGCTTCTACGACGAGCGACGCGCCGCGCTGGCCCGGGTCGAGCCCAACGCCGCCCACCACGCGCTGGTCCGGCTCGAGGAGGTGCTCGGCGAGGACCTGCTGGTGGTCACCCAGAACATCGACGACCTGCACGAGCGGGCGGGCTCGCGCCACGTCGTGCACATGCACGGCCAGCTGCTCTCGGCCCTGTGCCGGGTGTGCGAGGGACGGGTGCCGTGGACCCGCGAGCTCGTCGACCACCCGCCCTGCCCCGGTTGCGGGCACACCGAGCTGCGCCCCGACGTCGTCTGGTTCGGCGAGATCCCCTACGAGATGGACCGCATCCTGCACGTGCTGGGCAGCGCCCACACCTTCGTCTCGATCGGTACGTCGGGCGCGGTCTACCCCGCCGCCGGGTTCGTCCAGCACGCGCG
This Nocardioides dokdonensis FR1436 DNA region includes the following protein-coding sequences:
- a CDS encoding DUF4333 domain-containing protein; translated protein: MPARPVLLAAPVLALAGLLAACSGEISVGGPDGISQERLETEVAGNVSGADKDQVEVDCGGELEAEPDATQDCVITYTADGSRTGVRLTVTDVQGDEVEFDQLLFIAAEDVADAVERFYTEQGIVVDTATCAGELLGEQGETTTCEVTSSSDGDATIEVTTTTVDGLTVNFDLDVAS
- a CDS encoding NAD-dependent deacylase, coding for MSVVVLTGAGISAESGVPTFRDADGLWEGHRVEDVATPEAYDMAPTRVLRFYDERRAALARVEPNAAHHALVRLEEVLGEDLLVVTQNIDDLHERAGSRHVVHMHGQLLSALCRVCEGRVPWTRELVDHPPCPGCGHTELRPDVVWFGEIPYEMDRILHVLGSAHTFVSIGTSGAVYPAAGFVQHARRSGARTIELNLEPSEGSMWFHESHQGRAGELVPRWVDELLAGRLA